The following proteins are co-located in the Fructilactobacillus carniphilus genome:
- a CDS encoding DNA/RNA non-specific endonuclease produces MENNVINFYKDKFNEDPKGRPFGATAILTKHNLIEEGKKRHGSKFKPLGFENDYYKTSKGNIFVYNRGHIVPFKFLNNINDDGYEEKNTHGTWANRCNIFTQTQHSNQVIFRKIERKMLKLLENYDEESILYEARLQYNGNEIVPRGILINVTAMKSEETFQEYVPNFQPEISINYNNGKTYQI; encoded by the coding sequence TTGGAAAATAATGTTATAAATTTCTATAAAGATAAATTTAATGAAGATCCCAAGGGAAGGCCTTTTGGTGCTACAGCAATTTTAACAAAACATAATTTAATTGAAGAAGGTAAAAAAAGACACGGTTCAAAATTTAAACCTTTAGGATTTGAAAATGATTACTATAAAACCAGTAAAGGGAATATTTTTGTTTACAATCGGGGCCACATAGTTCCATTTAAATTTTTAAATAATATAAACGACGATGGTTATGAAGAAAAAAATACTCACGGGACTTGGGCAAATAGATGTAATATTTTCACTCAAACCCAACATAGTAATCAAGTGATTTTTCGAAAAATTGAAAGAAAAATGCTTAAATTATTAGAAAATTATGATGAAGAGAGCATATTATATGAAGCTAGACTTCAATACAATGGAAACGAAATAGTTCCACGAGGAATTTTAATCAATGTAACTGCTATGAAATCAGAAGAAACGTTCCAAGAATACGTTCCAAACTTTCAGCCAGAAATTTCAATTAATTATAATAACGGCAAAACATATCAAATATAA
- the trhA gene encoding PAQR family membrane homeostasis protein TrhA, with the protein MINQFRNSQDYRILNEILSALTHGIGVALSIAGLVMLIIRGIQEGGALRITCFAIYGSILVLFYLASTLFHSLSFTPAKHVFQVFDHSAIYILIAGTYLPYCLITIGGWLGWTTLIVIWLMAIAGIIYKAMYGNRFPMVSTVIYIIMGWACLVDAWPLWQNLSHLSFWLLFAGGVSFTLGAVIYSFKQILFGHVIWHLFVMLGTILMYFSIYLSV; encoded by the coding sequence ATGATCAATCAATTTCGTAACAGCCAAGACTATCGTATTTTAAACGAGATTCTCAGTGCCCTCACCCATGGGATTGGCGTAGCCCTTAGCATTGCCGGACTAGTGATGTTAATTATCCGCGGCATCCAAGAAGGCGGTGCCCTAAGAATCACCTGCTTTGCAATCTATGGCTCCATTCTGGTGCTATTCTATCTAGCTTCCACCCTATTTCACAGCCTCTCGTTCACTCCGGCCAAACACGTCTTTCAGGTCTTTGATCATTCCGCGATCTACATTCTGATTGCCGGAACCTACCTGCCCTACTGTTTGATTACCATCGGTGGATGGCTGGGTTGGACCACGCTCATCGTGATTTGGCTGATGGCAATTGCGGGAATCATTTACAAGGCCATGTACGGCAATCGGTTCCCCATGGTTTCAACCGTAATCTACATTATTATGGGCTGGGCCTGCTTAGTCGACGCCTGGCCCTTATGGCAGAACCTTAGTCATCTGAGTTTCTGGCTCCTCTTTGCCGGTGGCGTGTCCTTCACGCTGGGGGCTGTAATTTACAGTTTTAAGCAAATTTTGTTTGGCCACGTCATTTGGCACCTGTTTGTGATGTTGGGGACGATTTTAATGTACTTTTCGATTTATTTGAGTGTTTAA
- a CDS encoding aspartate aminotransferase family protein codes for MSQNESLLHQEAQGLAPASRIKFFDVVLKSGKGAILTDADGNDYIDLLSSASSTNTGHAHPHVVKAIQDQAARLIQYTPAYFATEPEIELVKRLTALVPIVGPTKLAFGNSGSDANDAIIKFARAYTGRQNVVSFTGAYHGSTYGSITTSAVSLNMARKIGPLLPGVVKVPFPSHWDKLPYETEDEFCDRMFAAFKQPFETYLPADETALVEIEAIQGDGGFCKAPERYLNQVYQFCQDHGILFAVDEVNQGLGRTGKMWSIDHFPDVHPDLIAVGKSIASGLPLSAVVGRAEVIDSLAAPGNVYTTAGNPVTTAAANATLDVIADEHLVERSARLGKKARQFFLDLRDRYPFIGDVRIYGLNGGIDIVDPTTKQPDETAASMLITRLFELGVLMITVRGNILRFQPPLVIPEATLDQALQTIDQACAELAAGKLAKPSHKIGW; via the coding sequence ATGTCACAGAACGAATCACTATTGCACCAAGAAGCACAAGGACTCGCCCCTGCCAGTCGAATTAAATTTTTTGACGTGGTCCTTAAATCAGGAAAAGGAGCCATCCTCACCGATGCCGATGGCAATGATTACATCGATTTACTGTCCAGCGCTTCGTCAACCAACACTGGTCACGCTCATCCGCACGTAGTCAAAGCCATCCAGGACCAAGCCGCGCGGTTAATTCAATACACCCCCGCTTACTTTGCAACGGAACCTGAGATTGAATTAGTTAAACGCCTGACCGCTTTAGTTCCCATCGTTGGACCAACAAAACTGGCGTTTGGAAACTCCGGTTCCGACGCAAACGACGCCATTATCAAGTTTGCCCGGGCATACACCGGACGGCAAAACGTGGTAAGTTTCACTGGCGCTTACCACGGCTCGACCTACGGATCCATTACCACCTCAGCCGTTAGTCTGAACATGGCACGCAAGATTGGACCGCTCCTCCCAGGGGTAGTTAAGGTGCCCTTCCCGAGTCACTGGGACAAACTTCCTTACGAAACAGAAGATGAGTTCTGTGATCGAATGTTTGCGGCCTTCAAGCAACCGTTTGAAACTTACCTGCCCGCTGATGAAACTGCGCTCGTGGAAATTGAAGCCATTCAAGGAGATGGTGGTTTTTGTAAGGCCCCAGAACGCTACCTCAATCAGGTTTACCAGTTCTGTCAGGACCATGGAATCTTATTCGCTGTGGATGAAGTTAACCAAGGACTGGGACGAACTGGCAAAATGTGGAGCATTGACCATTTCCCGGATGTGCATCCTGACTTAATTGCCGTGGGTAAGTCGATTGCTTCTGGACTCCCACTCAGTGCCGTGGTTGGACGTGCTGAAGTGATTGACTCCCTTGCTGCTCCCGGCAACGTTTACACTACCGCTGGAAACCCCGTCACTACGGCGGCAGCCAATGCCACCCTCGACGTGATTGCAGATGAACACTTAGTGGAACGTAGTGCTCGCCTAGGTAAGAAAGCTCGCCAGTTCTTCCTGGACTTACGGGATCGCTACCCTTTTATTGGTGACGTCCGGATCTACGGTTTAAATGGTGGAATTGACATCGTAGATCCCACTACTAAGCAACCAGATGAAACTGCCGCTTCCATGTTAATCACCCGCTTGTTTGAACTTGGAGTCCTCATGATTACAGTGCGTGGCAACATTCTCCGCTTCCAACCACCGTTGGTAATTCCAGAAGCAACACTCGATCAAGCTTTGCAAACGATTGACCAAGCTTGCGCTGAATTAGCAGCTGGTAAACTTGCTAAGCCGAGTCATAAGATTGGCTGGTAA
- a CDS encoding ammonium transporter produces the protein MAVNVLFIFLCSILVFVMTPGLAFFYGGMVPRRDINNTLMAVFIMCCVPVLLWVICGYSLSFSGNNWNVIGNLHNFFLHNVKLNAPAPTTGGSITNISFLIFQMMFALITPALFVGAVVERINFRFLILFVVLWSLFVYYPLVHIVWGGGFLQSLGVLDFAGGLVVHINAGVTALLLAYFLGPRLIKEKGSPKSLSWVLLGTTFLWIGWYGFNAGSAFAINGIAMQAMLTTTVATATAMLVWVILDVFMKRNATLFGICSGAICGLVAITPACGFVSIESAMIIGTIATMASYGFITVIKPKLKIDDTLDAFGCHGVSGIVGSILTGLFATKTINPAVAHNGWLVGGSFHQFGIQLGATLFTVAFTTVVVTVIIMVLKQVMSMRMRHEEEIVKKEMAELQ, from the coding sequence ATGGCGGTTAACGTGTTATTTATTTTCTTGTGTTCGATTCTGGTCTTTGTGATGACGCCAGGACTAGCGTTTTTTTACGGAGGAATGGTGCCACGGCGTGACATTAACAATACGTTAATGGCCGTTTTCATTATGTGTTGTGTGCCCGTGTTATTGTGGGTAATTTGTGGATACTCGCTCTCGTTTTCGGGTAACAATTGGAACGTCATTGGAAATTTGCATAACTTCTTTTTACATAACGTGAAGTTAAATGCTCCAGCTCCAACCACTGGAGGGAGCATTACCAACATCTCCTTCTTAATCTTTCAAATGATGTTTGCGTTGATTACGCCCGCTTTGTTCGTGGGAGCAGTCGTGGAACGGATTAACTTTCGCTTTTTGATTCTGTTCGTCGTTTTGTGGTCATTATTCGTCTACTACCCATTAGTTCACATCGTTTGGGGTGGTGGATTCCTCCAGAGCCTCGGTGTATTAGATTTTGCTGGAGGCCTGGTGGTTCATATCAATGCTGGGGTCACAGCCTTATTGTTGGCTTACTTCCTGGGACCTCGGTTAATCAAAGAAAAAGGTAGTCCTAAGAGCCTGAGTTGGGTGCTACTGGGGACCACTTTTCTCTGGATTGGTTGGTACGGTTTTAACGCTGGCTCTGCCTTTGCCATCAACGGCATTGCCATGCAAGCAATGTTAACCACAACGGTAGCGACTGCCACTGCCATGTTAGTGTGGGTGATCTTGGACGTCTTCATGAAGCGAAATGCGACGCTGTTTGGAATTTGTTCTGGAGCCATTTGTGGATTAGTTGCGATTACACCGGCTTGTGGATTTGTTTCAATTGAAAGTGCGATGATCATTGGCACGATTGCCACGATGGCGAGCTATGGCTTCATTACTGTAATTAAACCCAAACTGAAGATTGATGACACGCTAGACGCCTTTGGTTGCCATGGGGTTTCTGGAATTGTTGGTAGTATCTTAACTGGATTGTTTGCTACTAAGACGATTAATCCGGCCGTTGCGCACAATGGTTGGCTGGTCGGAGGAAGCTTTCACCAGTTCGGGATTCAACTAGGAGCTACATTGTTTACAGTCGCATTCACCACGGTGGTAGTGACCGTGATTATCATGGTACTCAAACAGGTCATGAGCATGCGGATGCGCCATGAAGAAGAAATTGTTAAAAAAGAAATGGCTGAGTTACAGTAA